DNA from Jeotgalibacillus aurantiacus:
CCGTTTGATTTTTATAATACCATTGCTGCAATCCAGCCGAATATAATCAGCGGAATGTTGTAGTGGATAAAGGTTGGAACACACGTATCCCAAATATGATTGTGCTGACCATCCGCATTCAAACCTGCTGTTGGCCCAAGCGTACTGTCTGAGGCCGGTGACCCAGCATCTCCAAGCGCACCAGCTGTTCCGATCAAAGCAATTGTAGCGAGCGGGCTGAATCCAAGCTCCAGCGACAGCGGTACAAATAGAACAGCAATAATCGGAACGGTCGCAAACGAGGATCCGATCCCCATCGTCACGACAAGACCGACAACCAGCATTAATAGTGCAGCCAGTGCTTTATTGTCACCAATCACATCAGATGTACTGTTTACAAGGCTGTCAACTGCTCCTGTTTCACCGATTACTTCGGCAAAACCGTTGGCGGAAATCATGACAAATCCAATAAAGGCCATCATCTTCATTCCATCAATCATCAGCTGATCCTGATCAGATAATTTAACTGTTCCTGAGATAAACAGAATCACAAGCCCGACCACTGCACTGAAGACCATAGACTGGAAGATAGACTGAATCACAAGTGCTGCAATGATTGCGATAATCGTAACGATTAGATCCTTTGTGGAAATGACCTTATTAGACATTTCATCAGCAGCTGATATTTTGCGGTTACGATATTCACGAGGCTTCCGGTAGCTGAAAAAGATTGCAATCAGTAAACCAAGTACCATGCCTGAAGTCGGGATGAGCATCGCAAAAGGAATATCACTCATATTAATCGCAAGACCGCTCAGTTCCATATTTGTAGCAATTGTA
Protein-coding regions in this window:
- a CDS encoding Na+/H+ antiporter family protein codes for the protein MNAVIIAVLVMLILSLLRVNVVIALIAGAAVGGLAGGLSVEETVAVFSEGVGGGANIALSYALLGGFAVAISYTGLPKLMVDKIIKMVSRKGEAREQVLPRVLIILAILFISCLSQNVVPVHIAFIPLLIPPLLLVMNELGIDRRLIATVITFGLTAPYILLPYGFGQIFHDTIATNMELSGLAINMSDIPFAMLIPTSGMVLGLLIAIFFSYRKPREYRNRKISAADEMSNKVISTKDLIVTIIAIIAALVIQSIFQSMVFSAVVGLVILFISGTVKLSDQDQLMIDGMKMMAFIGFVMISANGFAEVIGETGAVDSLVNSTSDVIGDNKALAALLMLVVGLVVTMGIGSSFATVPIIAVLFVPLSLELGFSPLATIALIGTAGALGDAGSPASDSTLGPTAGLNADGQHNHIWDTCVPTFIHYNIPLIIFGWIAAMVL